The following coding sequences are from one Brooklawnia cerclae window:
- a CDS encoding DUF4193 domain-containing protein: protein MATDYDAPRKTDEEMSEDSLEELKSRRNDKASGQVDEDEVEAAEAFELPGADLSHEELTVRVLPRQADEFTCASCFLVKHRSQLAEKRGDLEYCVDCV from the coding sequence ATGGCAACCGACTACGACGCTCCTCGCAAGACCGATGAGGAGATGAGCGAGGACTCTCTCGAAGAACTGAAGTCTCGCCGGAACGACAAGGCCTCGGGCCAGGTTGACGAGGACGAGGTCGAGGCTGCCGAGGCGTTCGAGCTACCCGGCGCGGATCTCTCGCACGAGGAACTGACCGTGCGAGTGCTGCCTCGGCAGGCCGACGAGTTCACGTGTGCGAGCTGCTTCCTCGTGAAGCACCGCAGCCAACTCGCGGAGAAGCGCGGCGATCTGGAGTACTGCGTGGATTGCGTATAG
- the sepH gene encoding septation protein SepH has product MKHQESPGDRHMESALTPREIQARIRGGESLADVAQAAGVPVEHIEPFAGPVLAEREHATLQARGAQVRRRKESSSPRTLGDTVEDALAKARVESDQISWDAWRDENRHWTVRATWAVDATLHHADFDFDPRGRYSVARNAEARSIIGDRPPTPVRTADPDAEPTVDLHDELAIVRVVQDETEPPAVVPDVPAARIIKLPSHSQNPADDEHEPDDYTPAELEKVDGVYDIVPNPHSDMDVLYDMLAGFNEDSVRIYTGLTQPIATQPDPQQQAPETRQEAPGPAKRTRTRRNRPDKQESLPAEAAAAPHPSPDAAQPPAGDTEHKAQDDNKPDDHEQGPRKHRKRRASVPSWDEIMFGGPQPPD; this is encoded by the coding sequence ATGAAGCACCAGGAATCACCAGGAGACCGGCACATGGAAAGCGCCTTGACGCCGCGCGAGATTCAGGCCCGGATTCGCGGAGGCGAATCGCTGGCCGACGTCGCGCAGGCGGCCGGTGTCCCGGTCGAACACATCGAACCCTTCGCGGGTCCCGTCCTCGCAGAGCGCGAACACGCCACGCTGCAGGCGCGGGGCGCTCAGGTCCGGCGCCGCAAGGAATCGTCCTCGCCGCGGACGCTGGGCGACACGGTCGAGGACGCCCTGGCGAAGGCACGCGTCGAGAGCGACCAGATCAGCTGGGACGCCTGGCGCGACGAGAACCGGCACTGGACCGTGCGCGCGACCTGGGCCGTGGACGCCACGTTGCACCATGCCGACTTCGACTTCGACCCACGGGGCCGCTATTCGGTCGCCCGCAACGCCGAGGCCCGTTCGATCATCGGCGATCGTCCTCCCACCCCGGTGCGCACCGCCGATCCGGACGCCGAGCCCACCGTCGACCTCCACGACGAGTTGGCCATCGTCCGCGTCGTGCAGGACGAGACCGAGCCTCCGGCCGTCGTGCCGGACGTCCCCGCGGCCCGCATCATCAAGCTCCCCTCCCATTCGCAGAACCCAGCGGACGACGAGCACGAGCCCGACGACTACACCCCGGCCGAGCTCGAGAAGGTGGACGGGGTCTACGACATCGTCCCCAACCCCCACAGCGACATGGACGTGCTCTACGACATGCTCGCCGGTTTCAACGAGGACTCGGTCCGCATCTACACGGGCCTGACCCAGCCCATCGCGACCCAGCCGGACCCCCAGCAACAGGCGCCCGAGACGCGGCAGGAGGCTCCGGGCCCCGCCAAGCGCACGCGCACCCGGCGCAACCGCCCTGACAAGCAGGAGTCACTTCCCGCCGAGGCGGCCGCCGCACCCCACCCGTCCCCGGACGCGGCGCAGCCCCCCGCCGGGGACACCGAGCACAAGGCCCAGGACGACAACAAGCCGGACGACCACGAGCAGGGCCCTCGCAAGCACCGCAAGCGCCGGGCCTCGGTGCCCAGCTGGGACGAGATCATGTTCGGTGGTCCCCAGCCTCCCGACTGA
- the dut gene encoding dUTP diphosphatase, producing the protein MSEQQQPTAVRVEIRRIDPELPVPRYAHPGDAGADLATAVDVVIEPGQRVVVPTGIALGLPDGYAGFVHPRSGLAARSGLTIVNTPGTLDSGYRGEIRICLLNTDRHTPIELHRGDLVAQLIVQRVEQVVFVAVDELPDTVRGSGGYGSTGGVQAWSAASGQVRPPASLEGTDKGERS; encoded by the coding sequence GTGAGCGAACAGCAGCAGCCCACTGCGGTGAGGGTGGAGATCAGGCGGATCGACCCGGAACTGCCGGTTCCGCGGTACGCCCACCCCGGCGACGCGGGCGCCGATCTCGCGACGGCCGTCGACGTGGTGATCGAGCCCGGGCAGCGAGTGGTCGTCCCCACAGGGATCGCTCTGGGCCTACCCGACGGATACGCGGGGTTCGTGCATCCGAGGTCGGGACTGGCAGCGCGCAGCGGCCTGACCATCGTCAACACCCCCGGCACATTGGACTCCGGATACCGCGGCGAGATCAGGATCTGCCTGCTCAACACCGATCGTCACACTCCCATCGAGTTGCACCGCGGCGACCTCGTCGCCCAGCTGATCGTCCAGCGCGTGGAACAGGTGGTGTTCGTCGCCGTCGACGAGCTGCCGGACACCGTCCGGGGCTCGGGTGGCTATGGTTCCACGGGGGGTGTTCAGGCATGGTCCGCCGCGTCGGGACAGGTTCGGCCGCCCGCTAGTCTTGAGGGGACCGACAAGGGGGAGAGATCGTGA
- a CDS encoding DUF4235 domain-containing protein: protein MTRNAAEEDPMANMEFKIVAGLLGGVATFAAQKLISRGWTTITGQEPPDPDDPEASTVSAVAWVAASAVGVAVVQVLVRRFAAKRYSGIGRHSVGQ, encoded by the coding sequence GTGACACGCAACGCGGCCGAGGAGGACCCGATGGCCAACATGGAGTTCAAGATCGTCGCAGGTCTGCTGGGGGGCGTCGCGACGTTCGCGGCGCAGAAGCTCATCAGCCGCGGATGGACGACGATCACCGGCCAGGAGCCCCCTGATCCCGACGATCCCGAGGCCTCGACGGTGTCCGCCGTGGCATGGGTGGCCGCGAGCGCTGTCGGCGTGGCCGTCGTCCAGGTGCTCGTCCGGCGATTCGCAGCGAAGCGGTACTCGGGAATCGGCCGGCACTCCGTGGGGCAGTAG
- a CDS encoding DNA gyrase/topoisomerase IV subunit A, giving the protein MAKKTPTDVEEIEERIIDVDVSAEMETSFLEYAYSVIYARALPDARDGLKPVQRRILYTMHDMGLRPDRPHVKCARVVGQVMGLLHPHGDSAIYDALVRLGQDWSMRLPTVDGHGNFGSLDAGPAAYRYTECRLAPAALAMVDGLDEDTVDFRPNYDGKELEPSVLPAAFPNLLVNGATGIAVGMATNIAPHNLVEVVGALKHLLRNPEAELDELMRFIPGPDMPTGGTIIGLDGVRDAYATGRGTFKLRASARIDQVSPRRRGIIVSELPYGIGPEKIMEQIKDLVQRKKVQGVADVKDLTDLTNGTRLVIEVKNGINPDALLAQLYKLTKLEDSFAINAVALVDGQPRTLTLKEMLQVYLGHRLDVTLRRTRYQLGRANDRLHLVEGLLIAMLDIDDVIAIIRSSDEVAEARARLIEAFELSEAQANYILDLQLRRLTRLSRIELESERDELRKRIAHLTQILESPEVLHRLISDELDEVVRKFGTPRRTVLLTDSGAATSAAAAAPLEIPDDPCWVVLSSSGLMARLDVDGDLSAAQGPRSRHDAVVAAIRTTAHSEYGVLTSSGRLIKAKAIELPSLPATATSPNLKGGSRVTELIPLDKHERVLGLTSLGDGSPGLALGTLRGVVKRVNPEILASKDSWEVINLAPGDEVVGALELKDESDELVFVTSDAQLLHFPAASVRPQGRGGSGMAGIKLGRDARVVWFGATPATDAVVVTVAGSSDSLPGTEPGTVKVTPFDEFPGKGRATSGVRCHRFLKGEDALILGWAGPAPAIAAAASGSPVDLPPADDRRDGSGTPVAQPVAAVASRLVR; this is encoded by the coding sequence ATGGCCAAGAAGACACCCACCGACGTCGAGGAGATCGAGGAACGCATCATCGATGTCGACGTCTCCGCCGAGATGGAGACGAGCTTCCTCGAATATGCCTACTCGGTCATCTACGCCCGGGCCCTGCCGGACGCACGCGACGGGCTCAAACCGGTGCAGCGCCGCATCCTCTACACGATGCACGACATGGGTCTGCGTCCCGATCGGCCCCACGTCAAGTGCGCCCGCGTCGTCGGGCAGGTGATGGGTCTGCTGCACCCCCACGGCGACTCCGCCATCTACGACGCGCTCGTCCGCCTCGGCCAGGACTGGTCGATGCGCCTGCCCACGGTCGACGGACACGGGAACTTCGGCTCGCTGGACGCGGGCCCGGCCGCCTACCGGTACACCGAGTGCCGGCTGGCTCCCGCAGCGCTGGCCATGGTCGACGGGCTGGACGAGGACACCGTCGACTTCCGGCCCAACTACGACGGGAAGGAGCTGGAGCCCTCCGTCCTGCCCGCGGCCTTCCCGAATCTCCTGGTGAACGGCGCGACCGGTATCGCCGTCGGCATGGCGACGAACATCGCGCCGCACAACCTCGTCGAGGTGGTCGGTGCCCTGAAGCACCTTCTGCGCAATCCCGAGGCCGAGCTGGACGAGCTGATGCGGTTCATCCCCGGCCCCGATATGCCGACGGGCGGCACGATCATCGGCCTGGACGGCGTCCGCGACGCCTACGCGACCGGGCGCGGCACGTTCAAGCTCCGGGCGAGTGCCCGTATCGACCAGGTGAGCCCCCGCAGGCGCGGGATCATCGTCTCCGAGCTGCCCTACGGCATCGGCCCGGAGAAGATCATGGAGCAGATCAAGGACCTGGTGCAGCGCAAGAAGGTGCAGGGCGTCGCCGACGTCAAGGACCTCACCGACCTGACCAACGGGACGAGGCTGGTCATCGAGGTCAAGAACGGCATCAACCCCGACGCCCTGCTCGCCCAGCTGTACAAGCTCACCAAGCTGGAGGACTCCTTCGCCATCAACGCCGTCGCCCTGGTCGACGGGCAGCCGCGCACGCTCACCCTCAAGGAGATGCTGCAGGTCTACCTCGGCCACCGCCTCGACGTCACCTTGCGGCGCACCCGTTACCAGTTGGGGCGTGCGAACGATCGCCTGCATCTGGTCGAGGGCCTGCTCATCGCGATGCTCGACATCGACGACGTGATCGCGATCATCCGCAGTTCCGACGAGGTCGCCGAGGCCCGCGCACGCCTGATCGAGGCCTTCGAGCTCTCGGAGGCACAGGCGAACTACATCCTCGACCTGCAGTTGCGCAGGCTCACCAGGCTCAGCCGGATCGAGCTCGAATCCGAGCGCGACGAGTTGCGCAAGCGTATCGCCCACCTCACGCAGATCCTCGAGAGTCCCGAGGTGCTCCACCGGTTGATCAGTGACGAGCTGGACGAGGTGGTTCGCAAGTTCGGCACACCCCGGCGAACGGTGCTGCTCACCGACTCCGGGGCGGCCACGTCGGCCGCGGCGGCGGCCCCCCTGGAGATCCCCGACGACCCGTGCTGGGTGGTGCTGAGTTCGTCCGGGCTCATGGCACGCCTCGACGTGGACGGCGATCTCTCCGCCGCCCAGGGCCCTCGTTCGCGCCACGACGCCGTCGTCGCAGCGATCCGCACGACCGCCCACTCCGAGTACGGGGTGCTCACCTCGTCGGGACGGCTCATCAAGGCCAAGGCGATCGAGCTCCCGTCCCTGCCCGCCACGGCCACGTCACCCAACCTCAAGGGGGGTTCGCGCGTCACCGAGTTGATCCCGCTCGACAAGCACGAACGTGTGCTCGGGCTCACGTCGCTCGGGGACGGGTCGCCGGGCCTCGCGTTGGGCACCCTCCGCGGCGTGGTGAAACGCGTGAACCCCGAGATACTGGCGAGCAAGGACTCCTGGGAGGTCATCAACCTCGCTCCCGGGGACGAGGTCGTCGGGGCCCTCGAGCTCAAGGACGAGTCCGACGAACTCGTCTTCGTGACCTCCGATGCACAGCTTCTGCATTTCCCCGCCGCCTCCGTGCGTCCACAGGGACGCGGCGGCTCGGGCATGGCCGGCATCAAGCTCGGCCGGGACGCCCGCGTCGTCTGGTTCGGGGCGACGCCGGCCACCGACGCCGTCGTCGTCACCGTCGCGGGCAGTTCGGACTCGCTGCCGGGCACGGAACCCGGCACCGTCAAGGTGACGCCGTTCGACGAGTTCCCAGGGAAGGGACGTGCAACCTCCGGCGTCCGCTGCCACCGGTTCCTGAAGGGCGAGGACGCGCTGATCCTCGGATGGGCCGGGCCCGCCCCCGCGATCGCCGCGGCGGCATCGGGCTCTCCTGTCGATCTGCCGCCCGCCGACGACAGGCGGGACGGCTCCGGGACACCGGTCGCCCAGCCTGTCGCCGCTGTGGCCAGCAGGCTGGTGAGGTGA
- a CDS encoding DUF368 domain-containing protein, protein MSESTSPQHLDPATAPPTSYLDEPQTIGNWFIRLVKGILVGIGFILPGLSGGVLAVIFRIYDPIIRFLAKPQHRFIRNVIYFVPIGIGMCIGVVLFSVVVDAAFGKYAAQFICLFIGFVVGTFPSLFRQAGRHGRGPLHWVILAVAAVVIFVIMLVGGQSLIDVTPSFLVWLASGALIGLGVIVPGMSPSNFLIYFGLYDKMAAGIKDFDFGVIVPLVVGLAVCVLLFAKAAAWAFDRYYAGMYHFILGMVVGSSLAIFPTVVFPAFTDEGLATSGLSLGGAVALALVLFVVGTVASWLFSKVEDRVSVQREALEAAAQGTD, encoded by the coding sequence ATGAGCGAATCGACCAGCCCGCAACACCTCGACCCGGCCACCGCACCCCCCACCAGTTACCTGGACGAGCCCCAGACGATCGGCAACTGGTTCATCAGACTGGTCAAGGGCATCCTCGTGGGCATCGGGTTCATCCTTCCCGGCCTGTCCGGGGGCGTGCTGGCCGTGATCTTCCGGATCTACGACCCCATCATCCGGTTCCTGGCGAAGCCTCAGCATCGTTTCATCCGCAACGTGATCTACTTCGTCCCGATCGGCATCGGGATGTGCATCGGCGTCGTCCTGTTCTCGGTGGTCGTCGACGCGGCCTTTGGCAAGTACGCCGCACAGTTCATCTGCCTGTTCATCGGCTTCGTCGTGGGCACCTTCCCCTCCCTGTTCCGGCAGGCGGGCAGGCATGGCCGAGGACCTCTTCACTGGGTGATTCTCGCCGTGGCAGCCGTTGTCATCTTCGTCATCATGCTCGTCGGCGGGCAGTCGCTCATCGACGTGACGCCCAGCTTCCTCGTCTGGCTCGCTTCGGGAGCCCTCATCGGCCTCGGCGTCATCGTGCCGGGCATGAGTCCCTCGAACTTCCTCATCTACTTCGGTCTCTACGACAAGATGGCCGCGGGCATCAAGGACTTCGATTTCGGCGTCATCGTGCCGCTGGTCGTCGGCCTGGCCGTGTGCGTCCTGCTGTTCGCCAAGGCGGCAGCCTGGGCCTTCGACCGCTACTACGCGGGCATGTACCACTTCATCCTCGGCATGGTGGTGGGGTCGTCGCTGGCCATCTTCCCCACCGTCGTGTTTCCCGCGTTCACCGACGAGGGGCTTGCCACCAGCGGTCTGAGCCTTGGCGGGGCCGTGGCACTCGCCTTGGTGCTCTTCGTGGTCGGCACCGTCGCGTCCTGGCTGTTCAGCAAGGTCGAGGACAGGGTTTCGGTGCAACGCGAGGCGCTGGAGGCCGCGGCCCAGGGCACCGATTGA
- a CDS encoding alkaline phosphatase family protein, whose translation MSVIAKPSPTVQQPGGIVLPGYGRSTLADLLPSIAAHLLPDAGTTDVLGLPRAERYVLVMVDGLGRELLERNRQRAPFLAQLLHGSPELTSAVPSTTATSLTTLGTGLPPGEHGIVGYSFRALGEVINALLWDDRLDPVAFQPHPTWFEIFAAAGIASTTVSLATFANSGLTLAGLRGGHFVGLDDETDADTRISRVVEASRRADRSFVYAYERRLDHVGHGSGCESSLWRDTLDTIDAWIEQLRASLDPGTRLLVTGDHGMLDVPSHHHIMLEDTPGLSSGVDLVGGEGRFRQLYTDRPADVAAQWAKRLGERAIVRRREEAVEQGWFGPLDEPVVNRIGDVLVAMRGDWSVMTWQRPGELSLVGQHASLSAVEMRVPLLIA comes from the coding sequence ATGAGCGTGATCGCCAAGCCGTCGCCCACCGTTCAGCAGCCGGGCGGCATCGTCCTGCCCGGGTACGGCCGCTCGACCCTGGCAGATCTGCTGCCCTCGATCGCCGCCCACCTCCTGCCGGACGCCGGAACGACCGACGTGCTCGGGTTGCCGCGGGCAGAACGCTATGTGCTCGTCATGGTGGACGGCCTGGGGCGCGAGCTCCTGGAGCGGAATCGTCAGCGCGCCCCCTTCCTGGCGCAGTTGCTCCACGGCTCGCCCGAGCTCACGAGTGCCGTCCCCTCGACCACCGCCACCTCCCTGACGACTCTGGGCACGGGTCTGCCCCCCGGCGAGCACGGCATCGTCGGGTACTCGTTCCGGGCTCTCGGCGAGGTCATCAACGCCCTGCTGTGGGACGACAGGCTCGACCCTGTCGCCTTCCAACCGCATCCGACGTGGTTCGAGATCTTCGCGGCCGCGGGAATCGCGTCCACCACCGTGTCGTTGGCGACCTTCGCGAACTCGGGGCTGACGCTCGCGGGGCTGCGTGGCGGCCACTTCGTCGGGCTCGACGACGAGACGGACGCCGACACGAGGATCTCCCGGGTCGTCGAGGCGTCCCGCCGGGCCGATCGGTCGTTCGTCTACGCGTACGAGCGGCGGCTCGACCATGTGGGACACGGATCGGGCTGTGAGTCGTCGCTGTGGCGCGACACCCTCGACACGATCGATGCCTGGATCGAGCAGCTGCGCGCGAGCCTCGACCCGGGCACCCGCCTGTTGGTGACCGGCGACCACGGGATGCTGGACGTGCCCAGCCACCACCACATCATGCTGGAGGACACCCCGGGCCTGTCGAGCGGCGTCGACCTGGTGGGCGGGGAGGGCAGGTTCCGGCAGCTCTACACCGACAGGCCCGCGGACGTGGCGGCCCAGTGGGCCAAACGGCTGGGGGAGCGGGCGATCGTGAGGCGTCGCGAGGAAGCTGTCGAACAGGGTTGGTTCGGGCCGCTGGACGAGCCCGTCGTCAACCGTATCGGCGATGTGCTCGTCGCCATGCGAGGGGACTGGTCGGTGATGACCTGGCAGCGTCCGGGGGAGTTGAGCCTCGTGGGGCAGCATGCCTCGCTCAGCGCCGTCGAGATGCGCGTGCCGCTCCTGATCGCCTGA
- a CDS encoding GNAT family N-acetyltransferase: MIVTLADLDWPRRTERLTLRPVVDADARAIHDYLRLPEVHRWLTSIPAPWESFPDEFEQRRRRWLAIEYDGRVVGNLKIDQQDAWAQAEVADQARRLQAELGWTLHPEAQGQGIATEAATEALAICFDGLGLRRVVAECFADNTASWHVMEKIGLRREAHYVRESLHRDGNWHDGMTYALLADEWRSRVRHRPCDAAVS; the protein is encoded by the coding sequence GTGATCGTCACTCTGGCAGACCTCGATTGGCCCCGCCGCACCGAGCGGCTGACGTTGCGTCCGGTCGTCGACGCGGACGCGAGGGCGATTCACGACTATCTACGGCTGCCGGAGGTCCATCGGTGGCTCACCTCGATCCCGGCACCCTGGGAATCGTTCCCCGATGAGTTCGAGCAGCGCCGTCGGAGATGGCTGGCGATCGAGTACGACGGTCGTGTCGTCGGCAACCTCAAGATCGACCAGCAGGACGCGTGGGCGCAGGCCGAGGTCGCCGACCAGGCCCGTCGGCTCCAGGCCGAACTCGGTTGGACGCTGCATCCAGAAGCCCAGGGCCAGGGAATCGCCACAGAGGCGGCTACCGAGGCTCTGGCGATCTGCTTCGATGGGCTCGGACTGCGCCGCGTGGTCGCGGAGTGTTTCGCGGACAATACGGCGTCGTGGCACGTGATGGAGAAGATCGGCCTGCGCCGCGAAGCGCACTACGTGCGGGAGTCGCTTCACCGGGACGGGAACTGGCATGACGGCATGACCTACGCGCTGCTGGCCGACGAATGGCGTTCGAGGGTACGACACCGCCCCTGTGACGCGGCGGTGTCGTGA
- a CDS encoding App1 family protein, with amino-acid sequence MRSRQFVGLRIDDFVTRHIVRFLRRRGWRETIVPFTGYGTAEHVRVMGRLVLRPTKPRTYLGMYAGQFLNQRGWRNFVSIPVPRRPATIQVAGRQLEVVTDRSGYIDVAVRTAGLSAGWQDVTISTDEASATPAPVQVVSSDEGFGLISDIDDTILSTWLPRAFLAAWNSFVLTEGNRQAVPGMARMYQQFLAEHPGAPIVYVSTGSWSTLPFLNRFMKRHGFPKGPMLLTDFGPTEASWFRSGPQHKRHSFAELARDFPNIRWLMVGDDGQHDPALYREFAELRPDRVRAIAIRRLSPTEQILAHGTASLLRDNADLRWDSPVVPEVLGADGDELAPRVSRALKEPD; translated from the coding sequence ATGAGGTCTCGCCAGTTCGTCGGGCTGCGGATCGACGACTTCGTCACCCGGCACATCGTCCGGTTTCTCCGGCGTCGGGGCTGGCGAGAGACGATCGTCCCCTTCACCGGGTACGGAACCGCGGAGCACGTGCGCGTCATGGGCCGGCTGGTGTTGCGGCCGACGAAACCGCGCACCTATCTCGGCATGTACGCCGGGCAGTTCCTGAACCAACGCGGTTGGCGCAACTTCGTGAGCATCCCGGTTCCCCGGCGTCCGGCGACCATCCAGGTGGCCGGCAGGCAGTTGGAGGTCGTCACCGACCGGAGCGGCTACATCGACGTCGCCGTGCGCACCGCAGGCCTGTCTGCGGGCTGGCAGGACGTCACGATCAGCACGGACGAGGCCTCCGCCACCCCGGCACCCGTCCAGGTGGTGTCGTCCGACGAGGGGTTCGGCCTGATCAGCGACATCGACGACACCATATTGTCGACATGGCTGCCGCGCGCGTTCCTCGCGGCGTGGAACTCCTTCGTCCTCACCGAGGGCAACCGGCAGGCCGTCCCGGGCATGGCACGGATGTACCAGCAGTTTCTCGCCGAGCATCCCGGGGCCCCCATCGTCTACGTCTCGACGGGATCCTGGAGCACCTTGCCGTTCCTCAACCGTTTCATGAAACGGCACGGCTTCCCCAAGGGCCCCATGCTCCTCACCGACTTCGGACCCACCGAGGCCAGCTGGTTCCGCAGCGGACCGCAGCACAAGAGGCACTCTTTCGCCGAACTGGCCAGGGATTTCCCGAACATCCGCTGGCTGATGGTCGGCGACGACGGTCAGCACGACCCCGCGCTCTACCGCGAGTTCGCCGAGTTGCGACCCGACCGCGTCCGTGCGATCGCCATCCGCCGGTTGTCGCCCACCGAGCAGATCCTGGCCCACGGCACGGCATCGCTCCTGCGCGACAACGCTGATCTCCGCTGGGATTCCCCGGTCGTCCCCGAGGTCCTCGGGGCCGACGGGGACGAGCTGGCGCCGCGCGTGAGCAGGGCCCTGAAGGAGCCCGACTAG
- a CDS encoding beta-class carbonic anhydrase: MTGFNDLLDANAHYAASFTGRPLTGKAQAGVLVLTCMDSRIDPLAILGLRVGDAKILRTPGAHVTPDALAGCVLGVHLLGVDRVLVVAHTRCAMASSDDATLRERVTRASGLDATGLGFGADVDRLGRLGADVRELTTHPFIGSFAQVGGFDYDVDTGRLTQVV; this comes from the coding sequence ATGACCGGATTCAACGACCTGCTGGACGCCAACGCACACTACGCGGCGAGCTTCACCGGACGTCCGCTCACGGGCAAGGCCCAGGCGGGCGTCCTCGTGCTCACCTGTATGGATTCCCGGATCGATCCGCTGGCGATCCTCGGGCTGCGGGTCGGGGACGCCAAGATCCTGCGCACACCCGGCGCCCACGTCACCCCGGACGCCCTGGCCGGATGCGTGCTCGGCGTCCACCTGCTGGGGGTCGACCGGGTCCTCGTCGTCGCCCACACGCGGTGCGCCATGGCATCGTCCGACGACGCCACCCTGCGCGAACGCGTCACCCGCGCCAGCGGCCTGGATGCCACAGGTCTCGGCTTCGGTGCCGACGTCGACCGACTGGGACGGCTGGGTGCCGACGTCCGCGAGCTCACAACCCACCCGTTCATCGGATCGTTCGCCCAAGTCGGAGGTTTCGACTACGACGTCGACACCGGACGGCTGACTCAGGTGGTGTGA
- a CDS encoding DUF5998 family protein, whose amino-acid sequence MRDTPAEWGQLPRELAREITDCGFFPQLVADSVALGLGDERVDEYLVHHEATFAHEGISRHLSVLVLTPTRLIVSHTDENTDDPAGATAISSTESVPLRLLGAVALTRVAANPERFGTSSSQVVETWLTLSWETMRRIDLEPATCGDPTCEADHGFTGSDVGEDMVVRMSSAADGAENVARLVRFGTALQQKVR is encoded by the coding sequence ATGCGAGACACACCGGCCGAGTGGGGACAGTTGCCGCGGGAACTGGCCCGGGAGATCACCGATTGCGGGTTCTTCCCCCAGCTGGTCGCCGACTCCGTCGCCCTCGGGCTCGGCGACGAGCGCGTCGACGAGTATCTGGTGCACCACGAGGCGACGTTCGCCCACGAGGGGATCAGCCGCCACCTGTCGGTGCTGGTGCTGACCCCGACCCGCTTGATCGTCAGCCACACCGACGAGAACACCGACGACCCGGCGGGGGCCACGGCGATCAGCTCGACCGAGTCCGTGCCGCTCCGGCTGCTCGGCGCGGTCGCCCTGACGCGGGTCGCCGCGAACCCTGAGCGCTTCGGAACGTCCTCCTCCCAGGTGGTGGAGACCTGGCTGACGCTCAGCTGGGAGACGATGCGCCGCATCGACCTGGAACCCGCGACGTGCGGCGACCCGACCTGCGAGGCCGACCACGGCTTCACCGGCTCCGATGTGGGCGAGGACATGGTGGTGCGCATGAGTTCGGCCGCCGATGGTGCCGAGAACGTGGCTCGCCTGGTCAGGTTCGGCACGGCTCTGCAGCAGAAGGTGCGATGA